In one Mastacembelus armatus chromosome 19, fMasArm1.2, whole genome shotgun sequence genomic region, the following are encoded:
- the cntd1 gene encoding cyclin N-terminal domain-containing protein 1, whose amino-acid sequence MAKTLFCSPGQSFNVKFQEVSVDLLAAFLINLNKMNKDKLNSLSKCSGNFKDKRLMEYIFLMTKELRLDPLTGYHATELLQRFMVKHLTDLLTTPTPQGAASDQPRSYEDAIFDKIKEKFPLIIFSCVQLASKLSLHSRIINNNTAVHFLQSVGHSVSKPILLESELMILKGLEFRLNVPNPLTYVESLLEVLGHNEPSIPVEHLYDLCHQVLQFVSLQRTSIYDTLLKAATQCGSPSREQRDNFVTVTEDYMLLGVGVIAVATFILHVKKWEQVVGELSHITGISSRSISDFTHVTLMHIVKSSFSSTPA is encoded by the exons ATGGCgaaaactttattttgttccCCGGGACAAAGTTTTAACGTTAAGTTTCAGGAGGTCTCTGTTGACCTACTCGCGGCTTTTCTTATTAATCtcaacaaaatgaacaaagatAAACTAAACAGTTTGTCAAAATGTAGCGGAAACTTCAAAGATAAAAGACTGATGG AGTACATTTTCCTGATGACTAAAGAACTGAGGCTCGATCCATTGACTGGATACCATGCCACTGAATTACTTCAAAG ATTCATGGTCAAGCACCTTACAGATTTGCTCACCACACCCACACCTCAAGGTGCAGCTTCTGATCAGCCAAGAAGTTATGAGGATGCTATTTTTGACAAAATCAAGGAGAAATTCCCCCTCATCATATTCTCGTGTGTACAACTTGCAAGCAAATTGTCTTTACACAGTCGT ATAATCAACAACAATACTGCTGTGCACTTTCTACAATCAGTCGGCCACAGTGTTTCCAAGCCGATTCTTTTGGAATCAGAGCTGATGATCCTAAAGGGGCTTGAATTCAGACTAAATGTCCCAAATCCTCTGACATATGTGGAAAGTCTTCTGGAGGTGCTTG gaCACAATGAGCCATCCATCCCTGTGGAGCACCTGTATGATCTGTGCCACCAGGTTCTCCAGTTTGTCAGCCTACAGAGGACTTCTATCTATGATACCTTGTTGAAGGCTGCCACTCAGTGTGGCAGTCCATCCAGAGAACAGAG AGACAACTTTGTGACAGTGACCGAAGACTACATGCTGCTTGGTGTTGGTGTCATCGCTGTGGCGACTTTCATCCTCCATGTCAAAAAATGGGAACAG GTTGTGGGAGAGCTGAGCCACATCACAGGAATTTCAAGTAGGAGCATCAGTGATTTCACTCATGTGACATTGATGCATATTGTTAAAAGCAGTTTTTCTTCAACTCCAGCTTGA
- the coa3a gene encoding cytochrome c oxidase assembly factor 3 homolog, mitochondrial yields MANKTPKESAAPFATRIDPAKEGLSQEQMHFIRQTELEQWKKKTQKLRSRNIVTGLAIGAVVLGIYGYTFFSVSQERIMDELDEEAKRVRMQGPKTGAN; encoded by the exons ATGGCCAACAAGACGCCGAAGGAGTCCGCAGCTCCCTTTGCGACCAGGATAGACCCGGCTAAAGAGGGTCTTTCCCAGGAACAGATGCATTTCATCAGACAAACAGAGCTGGAACAATGGAAGAAGAAAACGCAGAAGCTACGGTCACGGAATATCGTGACAGGACTCGCCATAGGAGCGGTGGTTCTGGGGATTT ACGGCTACACATTCTTCTCAGTGTCGCAGGAGCGGATCATGGATGAACTAGATGAGGAGGCCAAGCGAGTGAGAATGCAGGGACCAAAGACTGGTGCCAACTGA